AAAAGTATGGACTTctacaaataaataacttaTATAGAAACTCAGAAAATTGTGTAGTCATCTTACTGAGACCAGCAACAGAAAAGTAACAGATTGGGTTATAAAAATCAGTGAACATTGTTTTACCAAACCTAATAAAATCACTCAATGGACAAAAAATTATAATCACCTCCCATGTTGCCAGGAACAGAAAAGTACTTAATCAGGTCACAAAAGTCGGTGAACACTGTCTACCAAAATGACGTAACATCACACTATGAACAAATAATTCTAACCCTCACCTCTCTTGCTGCCATTACAACTGTGGCAATTTGAGATCTGTCCCCCCACTCAGCCAGGAAAGTCATGGTGAGGGCCTGGAGGAAAATCCGAGGCACCCACCCAAACAAATGTGTCTTCCGTGGGGCTCTTCTAGCACTTGACCCACCCTCCTCCACGCACTCCCTCTCAACCTGTAAGCAAATCATAATTAATTTAGGTATTCACAATGGGCTGAGTTGCCAGTGTTCATCAGTCGTTTTAATGTAGGACTCGGTATATGCTCCCGCAGTTCTTTAGAGATGCACATTCTAAAATTGCCTCTAGAGATACATTTTGATGTGCTGTACCTACGTCCAACAAAACATTAATCGTAAGTGTTTAAGCTAACAATATCCACAGGATCAGGTGATGCAAATTCTAAAGAAGAGTTATTATAAGCTAAATACTCACAACTAGGCTCTCAGTgctttcacatttatttcttgtctttctgtAGCTTATCTGGCAAATCCCCAAAAGAATCgagcaagtattatttgtgctgCTGAGATAATGAGACAGCCGAAACCATACCATGATGAAAGGACTAGCCAATATCAGACACCAACTTCTCCCCAAACCTGAGATAACGTGTGTAGTATTTAGCTCgttttgccatatttcttgctctttgctcttttttttttatgtaggaggggcaccggccaagggcaacaaaagtgcaataaaaaaaggcccactgaagtgctGGTCCCCAAagagtcgaaagcggtagtaaaaaattacaggatacgtgtcatgaaacctccctcttgaaagagtttaagtcacaggaaggtagaaatacagaagcaggcagggagttccagtgtttaccagagaaagggatgaatgactgagaatactgcttaactcttgcattagggaggtggacagaataggggtgagagaaagaagagtcttgtgcagcaaagccacagaaggaggagaggcatgcagtcagcaagatcagaagagcagttggcatgaaaatagcggtaagagatagcaagagatgcaacattgcggtaatgagaaagaggctgaagacagtcagttagaggagggaagttgataagacgaaaagcttttgattccatcctgtctaaaagagcagtatgagtgcaaCCTTtctatacatgtgaagcatacatatatacatcatacatggatggataaggtccctgtacagagttagcagctttgGGGGCATGATAAAAACTGaaggagacaactcagaacacctaacttcatagaagccgttttagctagagatgagatgtgaagtttccagtttagattataagtaaaggacagactgaggatgttcagtgcagaagagggggacagctgagtgtcattcaagaagaggggatagttgtctagaaggctGTGTTGAAttaatagatagaggaattgagtttttgaggcactgaacaatgctaagtttgctctgccccaatcaaaaattttagagatatcaaaagtcaggcattctgtggcttccctgcatgagctgcttacttcctgaagggttggatgtctatgaaaagacatggaagagtgctgggtggtatcagcataggagtgggtaggacaagaagtctggtttagaacatcactgatgaataataggaaaagagtgggtaacaggacagaaccctgaggaacaccactgttaatagattcagaacagtgatcatctaccacagcagcaatggaagtcagaaaggaaacttgagatgaagttatagagagaagagtaaaaggtgtaggagggtagtttgtaaatcaaagctttgtgccaatctctatcaaaagcttttgatatgtctgaggcaacagcaaaaatttcaccaaaatctctaaaagaggatgaccaagactcagtaaggaaagccagaaggtcaccagtaaagcggccttgtTGGGACCCCATACCAGTGATCAGATAGATGGCtgtgaattgatagatgtttaagaatcttcctaatgaggatagattcaaaaactttagatagactgaaaattaaagtaatagaacagtagtctgagggattagaatgatcaccctttttaggaacaggctgaatgtagacaaacttccagcaagaaggaatggtagatgatgagagagagggttaaAAGAGTTTGAATCAGCAAGGTACAATCACAGAAgcacagtttctgagaacaaCATGagtgaccccatcaggtccataagccttccaaggatttaggccagtgagggcatggaaaacatcactgtgaaggatcttaatgggtaacatgaagtagtcagagggtggaggagagggaggaacaagtcctgaataatccaaggtaaagttttaaGCAAAGATTTGAGTGAAGACTTcaggtttagaaatagatgagatggcagtggtgccatcaggctgaaatagagggaaagatgaagaagcaaagttattggagatgtttttggctaggtgccagaagtcaccaAGGAAatcagatcttgaaagattttgacactttctattgatgaaggaattttggactagttggagaacagacttggcattattccaagcagaaatataaagtgcattagattcaggtgatggaagactcaagtaccctttgtgtgccacctctctattgtgtatagcatgagaacaggaatgtatgcctccatgccagacactatcatctctgttatgcacttagcacacagagatgggtctctgacacagaagtagtagtcattccaaggaatcTCTACATATCTCCTCAGGTGCCCCcagttagcagaggcaaaatgccagaggcacctccactttgggggatcctgaggaaggagtgaagtgataggacaagatacaaatgtgagattgtgatcggaaaagcccaacagagaagatagggtaacagcatgtgtagaaggattagagattaggaaaaggtcaagaatgttgggcgtatctccaagacggtcaggaatatgagtagggtgttgcaccagttgctctaggttgtggaggatagcaaagttaaaggctagttttgccaggatagtcagtgaagggagaggaaagccaaagctggtggtgaacattgaagtctccaagaatggagatctccacaaaagggaagagaatcagaatgtgctccactttggaagttaagtagtcaaagaatttcttatagtcagaggagttgggtgaaaggtatacagcacagataaatttggtttgagagtgactgagagtgactctgtagtcatagccagatggtggaaaacttggaagattcaagagcgtgggcacgagagcgggttaagttgttgcgcacatagacgcaacattcagctttggattgaaaatgaggatggagaaaggagggaacagaaatggggctactgtcagttgcctcagacacctgtacTTGATGATGGTGGCTAAAAGTAATCCTAATATTCATCACTTGGTTCAATGACACACAAATGACATAATTTTTTTCCAGCATACAAAATTTTTTTGTGTAAAATTAAGTTGGCTAGTGAATCTAGCAGTTTTCCAGATAATTGCAAACACCACAATTGGATATGAACATGGTGAATCTCAGATATACTGGATCCCCTGTGAGGATTCTGGTCAGCCTTGACTGTCAAGTATGATGATTATGCATATTATGTCACCAGATGAACAAATTATTTAGTACAGTAGAACCTTGGTTCACGAGCAAATTGGTTCATGAACTAGTTTTGCGAACAAAGTTTAGCTCGGTTCATGAACAATGCTTTGGGGTAAGAATGTACGTTACCCACAATCCATGGAACCTCGTGCTCATTTGTCTGTAGACACACCTGGTGTAAACCTTGACTGTGAGAGTGCTGTGttcaaaacaatattattttccttttttttttgttattttagtcCCCATTATGCCAccgaagaaggagaaaagtgttagatgtcaccaccagctcaggCTTTCGGCCCAAATAGCCtggattattctttcagttatcgTAAATTACAGTACATTACCAGTAACGAACATATATGTGGGAGGATGGGTTGCTAGAGACGAAAATTCACtattaaccagagagagagagagagagagagagagagagagagagagagagagagagagagagagagagagagagagagagagagagagagagagagagagagagggagagaaagagagagagagagagagagagagagagagagagagagagagagagagatgagagagagagagagagagagagagagagagagagagagagagagagagagagagagagagagagagagagagagagagagagagcgagagacaaagagagagagacaaagagacaaagagacaaagagatgagagagagagagagagagagagagagagagagagagagagagagagagacaaagagagagagacaaagagacaaagagacaaagagagagagagagagagagagagagagagagagagagagagagagagagagagagagagagagagagagagagagagagagagagagagagagagagagagagagagagagagagagagagagagagagagagagagagagagagagagagagagagagtgcatggagcagagaagggaggaggcaggCAGCAGCCTTTTACCCGAAATTCGgtagcttcctcctcttcctttcctccctcaccttccaccTGTGCCAGCAACTATAAACAACAAAGGTAAATTACAGTACTGTTTTATCTAATTTAGTGGTGTCTCTATGTAAGGATATGTATTTCAATTTCACTCTAtattcttcaaaaaaaaaaaaaaaaaaaaaaaaaaaaaaaaaaaaaaaaaaaaacttaaatgatGTAAAAATACCATATTTCTGAGGCTGAAACAAATTAATtgtatttacattaatttcaatgGAAAAAATTGTTTTGGTTCGAGAACAATTTGGTTTGCAAACCAAGGCCCAGAACAGATAAAGTTCATGAACCAAGGTTCTACTGTACATATATCATTCATGTATCAATGAGATGAATCTCATAAGCTATAAAAATGCTGATGAACTTTAAATGAAACTAATATTAAAGGATGCTTCCAATTATTCATTACCATTTCTACAGAAAAATCAGTACTTAAATCATAACTTCACCACAATTTCTTCCACCATCagttacaaatatatatttcaACATGATtcttactatctatctattaatattttcttgcaTTAAACAACTTACTTCTTCATCTCTACGTCGTAAATCCATTTgtacttcctccatctcttcttgtCCCTCATCTGGCTTCATCTTCCAGCCCTCTCGCAGCATCTTGAGGCCAAAGATGGCAAAAAGTGCACTTGATGCATAGAAAGTGTACACTCTTGGGATCCATGTTATAACATAACCAAAGAATGCTGGAGACAAAGTATTCAGTTATTATCAAAATTTACTGAACAACATAGCATACTGCatataatactaataatgttTTTAGTACTGCACCAATGTCACAGTGGAATGTAAAATCTCATAGATATGTAATTAGTGCctcaaaaacaaaaattcatGAATTAAGGTGTAATCATCCAAAAGTTTTTTGCCACCCTTTGTAAGTGGATACAGTCTGGAAACTACAAAATACAAACCTTGTGGTTGAAATTTTTCATCTCGACTAAAGCAATCTTTCCATAACAGTTAAACATAATTCTGCTATAAAATTACTGTTTCTTGAAGTTTCCCTTTCACTATAGACTGTACAGGCAAGACAAGGCAAATCAGCAACAAGCAAGATAAACTCACATGAAACAATGTGCATGATGGTGAGAGCAAGCATAGCCCCACCAAACACTGTCAGCCTGGCATGGTTCATGGCCATGATGGCGgcaatgaagaaagtcttgtctCCAAGTTCTGTCACAATGATCATGCTCAGTGCCGCAACAAAGGCATTCATAAAGTTCATTTCCCCATCCTTCTTGTCATTGTCTTTATTATTAGATGAGTTGGGAGCTTGATCACCGCTGCCAACAGGTGCCAATATGCCCAGACCTGTGTCATCCTGGAGGACACCATCACATGTGTAAACATGTTACtgttcactcacacactcacacaaatatttatatataatgaGCCTTTAAGTTTATGTACAACTGGTCCAAATTTTGCAAAcctaaatacaaaacaaaagtcTGTATGTAATGTTAAAGTAACTAATCCTGAAGTTCTTTGTATCGTTAATCCTAAATGTAGAAAAATGTAGACAGGGAAAACCTGGATTCAATATATCTGCATTTGTATTGCAAAAACTTTCCAAATTTATGACCTTACTGAGCTGtgatatcaaaaacttttctgAAGACTATCTCTTTAATACTGCAAGGGGTAATATGTGCATAGCTCACTTCAAAATCTGCTTGTTCCTTCTTCATCATCGGCTCCACATCAATGGGGTGAAACTCACACCAGGCCACCCCTGCCAAGATGACAAGAAGGGCAAGTGCCCTCACCACCTGGGGCATCATGGTGCCTTATCTGGTGAAAGGACAAAGTAAACACTTATTAGAAGAAACACACGGAAACATTACACAGTGGAGAGAAAAGTTACTCTAATTTGTACACAAAGTGAAATATGATACACACTGCACATGAATTTCTAATCACATCCTTCTCTATTCGTTTTTTGTaattgttcagagagagagagagagagagagagagagagagagagagagagagagagagagagagagagagagagagagagagagagagagagagagagaatatatatatatatatatatatatatatatatatatatatatatatatatatatatatatatatatatatatatatatatatatatatatatatatatatatatatatatatatatatatatatatatatatatatatatatatacactgaacTTTATTCTTAAAGTATCAACAGAACATGTCTGAAAAATTGAGACAGTACACATGTGCAATGAGCAGCAGACAAAATGAAACCATACTGTGGGATAAACCCATTAACAGTGGAGCCTGAGGAGCTCATATCCTcccaaggaaggagaggaagaaatcaaGCAGTGACCTGTTTATATAAGGCAACCTGCAAGACATTACATAAATGAGAGTTCAGGAACTCCCACAGATTGGTAGTGAAGAGCACCAGGTATACACAGAAGTGTAGGACAGGCCAACtccaatattttctttgttgcaGCTGAATTGAGAAGCTGAGAACACTGGACACTCCCTGGAGGATCAGTGGAGCCCAAGGAAATCCTGGGCTCTGCAGGACTACCCAAGAAGAGTCATCATGGAATATAAACCCAAGGGCAGTTTCCATGAAAATCTCTCCACTTCCATACAACTCTCCTGCTTTTGAATTCATGCACTTTATGTCTCTGGTTCTTTACCAAATGGGAGTTAACTGGCAAAAGGATTATCTGTGGTAACTCTCCCAAAACCAGGCTGAGGACGATTTAGGATAGGTATAATTGTGAGACGCAGAAGGGAAGACATATCCAATGATAAAAAAGTAGTCCGAATGGAAGGGACAACCAATGAGAACATGACCCCGTCAGGCGGACTACCTCCGCCTAACTAGATGTTATACAACATGAGCTGGCTTCAGATGACAATATTCAAAATTttgctctcattattattaatttctgatACAAATTCATGAAGTAAAACTTTCTCAGAGTTTATCaggtaaaggaaaataacatgTTCAATTCCCTACAGCACTGTggtgaaataaaagaataattttgTGAGCACTCATTACATGACTTTTAAGCATCAGAAGTGACCATAACTGTTTGGAGTCCCGGGCTGGCTGGGCCCACGGCCTGTCGGTATGAGTTGCCAGTTGCACATTTCTGTTGAAGTTGGGTGAGTGCCACACTAGGCAAGAGACTACCAGCTAATAGAGCTATAAACACCCTCTttttcacactttctctctctttcgacaGGCAAGAGATATGATCACTTTTACATCGCAAGATGGATATCTTTAGTGTGTGGTATCTAAGGAAATGCAtaccattctcttctcttctctctctctccaggcaagAGATAATGATCACTCTTACATCACAAGAAAGTCATCatatgtgtgtgtcattcacctacagTTGTTTGCTGGTCACTTAGCCAGCTGTTCCCCTATGAAaggagctcagagctcatactgACCAATCCTTAGGTAAGAATGAGATCATTCACACACCAGGCCAGCAAGGTTACAAACCCTCAGGTTACAGCCTGTACCTACTTGCCATTATGTGAGTAAGAGCAACACATCAACAGGGTAGCCC
The Scylla paramamosain isolate STU-SP2022 chromosome 3, ASM3559412v1, whole genome shotgun sequence genome window above contains:
- the LOC135092124 gene encoding putative divalent cation/proton antiporter TMEM165 isoform X2, which gives rise to MMPQVVRALALLVILAGVAWCEFHPIDVEPMMKKEQADFEDDTGLGILAPVGSGDQAPNSSNNKDNDKKDGEMNFMNAFVAALSMIIVTELGDKTFFIAAIMAMNHARLTVFGGAMLALTIMHIVSSFFGYVITWIPRVYTFYASSALFAIFGLKMLREGWKMKPDEGQEEMEEVQMDLRRRDEEVERECVEEGGSSARRAPRKTHLFGWVPRIFLQALTMTFLAEWGDRSQIATVVMAAREDVYGVVLGGLLGHFLCTGLAVIGGRLIASKISVRTVTIIGGITFLVFAASALIIGP
- the LOC135092124 gene encoding putative divalent cation/proton antiporter TMEM165 isoform X1, which produces MMPQVVRALALLVILAGVAWCEFHPIDVEPMMKKEQADFEDDTGLGILAPVGSGDQAPNSSNNKDNDKKDGEMNFMNAFVAALSMIIVTELGDKTFFIAAIMAMNHARLTVFGGAMLALTIMHIVSSFFGYVITWIPRVYTFYASSALFAIFGLKMLREGWKMKPDEGQEEMEEVQMDLRRRDEELLAQVEGEGGKEEEEATEFRVERECVEEGGSSARRAPRKTHLFGWVPRIFLQALTMTFLAEWGDRSQIATVVMAAREDVYGVVLGGLLGHFLCTGLAVIGGRLIASKISVRTVTIIGGITFLVFAASALIIGP